The Cupriavidus necator N-1 DNA window GATGCAGGCCACCTCGGCGCAGCTGCGCACATTGATGGCCAACGGCTGGGGCAAGGACGATACCTCGTCGCTGCTGCGCGTGCTGGAGGGCTGACGCCCTTGCGCCCGGTGCGCGCTCAGCGCTCCATCAGCCGCAGCACCGCGCGCGTCAGGGCACCGTCCGGGCTGGCAAAGCTGTCCAGCACATTGAAGTGATGGCAGTCCGGCAGCACCAGGTCGCTCGCGGCCGGATGCGCCACCTTGGCCGGCCACGCCGCGCGGATCAGCGCGTGCTGGCGATGGTATTCGGCGGCCTCGAGTTCCCCCACCGCGATCGCCAGCGGGGCACCGCTGGCCGGCGGCATATACGCGGGTGACAGCCGCGCGACATCGTCTTCCGAGAACCGCAGGTCGCGCTGCAGGAAGGCCGCACGCCGCAGCGGCTCCATGTCGTATAGCCCGCTGACCGACAGCCCGCCCTTGACCAGGTCGGCCGGCAGGTCCGCACCCAGCTGCGGCCAGCGTGCGGCCATCAGCATCGCCACCAGGTGGCCGCCGACGGAATGCCCCGCCAGGAAGAGCTTGTCCGGATCATGGCCCAGCCGGTCCGCCTGCCGGTACAGCCAGGCGACGCTGCGCAACACCTGCCGCACGATCTCCGGCACCGTCACCGCAGGCACCAGCGTGTAGTTCACCACCGCCACCGCCACCCCCAGCGCCGGCAGCGCGCTGGCGGCAAAGCTGTGGTCGTGCTTGTCCAGCGCCCGGTAGTAGCCGCCGTGCACGAAGACCAGCAGCGGCGGCAGCGCCCCGTTGGCCCGCTGCGCGGGGAAGTAGTCCAGCGTCTCGCCCTGCGCATGGCGCGAGTCCTCGCCGGCATAGCTCAGGTCCGCCAGATAGGGGCTGCGTGCGCGCACCCCGGCGGACCACTGCGCCCAGCGCGCCATATGCACTGCGTTGTCCGGCACATTGGCGCGGTTGTTGTATTCCCGGTCATAAAAGCCGGGGTCCTGCGAAGGCAGGCTGGCGAGGCGCGCCAGCGAAGCTTGGTTGGTCATGGCGGTCGGGGGTGATCGGGACGATGGGCGTGTGAGAGGCTGGGCGCCATGCTACCGGATTTGCGCGGCCGCTGATGTGCCCGGCGCCGGTTGTCCGACGCCAGGATTTCCGGCATAATTCCCGGCTCAGCACGGCACCGGTTCCGGCGCCATACACCCTGCCCGGGTGGTGAAACAGGTAGACGCAGGGGACTCAAAATCCCCCGCCGCAAGGCGTGTCGGTTCGAGTCCGACCCCGGGCACCATCAGCTTAGGCGCAAAGCCTTATCCCATAAGCCTTTCCGGGCAGTTCGGTGGTGTTTCTGTGGCAACTTCCGTGGTAAGTTGCCCATGTTAATCAAACGCATCACCTTGAAATGCTGCCACCAGCGCTCAGGGGTCTACCCCCCTCAGGAGCGCTGGACGAGACCGCAGAGGCGGCGCTGTAGCGTCTGCATGCCGGCAACCCCCTCTGCTTCTAAAGCGCGCTGCGCTCAATCCTCTCCCAACTCATTGCCCACCCATACAAGGCAATACACCCAAATACCAGCATCGTAGGCCCGAACACAAACGACAGCAGCGGCATCATCAACAGCGAACAGCTCACCATCAGATAAACGTGCAGTGCCAGCTGCATCGGCACCGCGATCATGACAAACACAAGCGTGAGCAGCGTCAGGAAGATCTTCTTAGGCCACGAGAAGTCAAAGATGTAGTAGACCAGCGCATGCGCCCACGGCAACAGAAACAAAAGGCTGGCGCAGGTCTTCACGCCGTTGTCCACATATCTGCTGGCCGTGTACGGAAAACTCTGCGGCGCCACCGCGAAGAACAGCAATGCCGTGGCCTCAATGAACACGGCGAACAGCAGGAAGTACCGCAGCGGCAGGTACTGGTCCCGTATCCGCAACGCCATCAGGCAGACGGCGAGCGTCGCGATCAGCGTCACGGACCAGGTC harbors:
- a CDS encoding alpha/beta hydrolase, which codes for MTNQASLARLASLPSQDPGFYDREYNNRANVPDNAVHMARWAQWSAGVRARSPYLADLSYAGEDSRHAQGETLDYFPAQRANGALPPLLVFVHGGYYRALDKHDHSFAASALPALGVAVAVVNYTLVPAVTVPEIVRQVLRSVAWLYRQADRLGHDPDKLFLAGHSVGGHLVAMLMAARWPQLGADLPADLVKGGLSVSGLYDMEPLRRAAFLQRDLRFSEDDVARLSPAYMPPASGAPLAIAVGELEAAEYHRQHALIRAAWPAKVAHPAASDLVLPDCHHFNVLDSFASPDGALTRAVLRLMER